A window of Rubricoccus marinus contains these coding sequences:
- a CDS encoding sensor histidine kinase, which produces MLTAADFQSVDVFHDQPEADLAWLAETAEERRYAEGEAPFETGAKAVEMFVVLEGAFQIFTLDGGQRRPFGTIHAGDISGLLPFSRMETFGGEGVVTEDARIAAIHKDHFWEMMERMPEVGKRLVARMTDRVRESSRQDQQREKMLSLGKLSAGLAHELNNPAAAIQRGASDLRDRFSRMMPLVSSLVGHGLSPDQVEAARAAFKTCTAPGVGSQSALERSEREDELADWLDDHGVPQAYVVAEVLAEEGATPQSLDRLAREIPPEALSDVVLWIEKGLAVDRLMAEIERSAARISDLVASVKSYSHMDRAPTRQTTDLHEGIEQTLTMLGHSIRKKSLSVQREWGEDIPGVCVYPGEINQVWTNLLDNAIDAAPEAGTLTLRSRREGRLICVDIEDDGEGIPQEAVDRIFEPFFTTKDPGKGTGLGLDVVQRIVAQHEGRIDVASEPGRTTFTVCLPIEAPRQAVEVPEGEAPGA; this is translated from the coding sequence ATGCTCACCGCCGCCGATTTTCAGTCCGTCGACGTGTTCCATGACCAGCCGGAGGCCGACCTCGCGTGGCTGGCCGAGACGGCCGAGGAGCGGCGCTATGCCGAGGGCGAGGCGCCGTTCGAGACCGGCGCCAAGGCCGTGGAGATGTTCGTGGTGTTGGAAGGGGCCTTCCAAATCTTTACCCTCGATGGGGGGCAGCGGCGCCCGTTCGGGACGATCCACGCGGGCGACATCTCGGGGCTGCTCCCGTTCTCACGCATGGAGACCTTCGGCGGAGAAGGCGTGGTGACGGAGGACGCGCGGATCGCCGCGATCCACAAGGACCACTTCTGGGAGATGATGGAGCGGATGCCCGAAGTCGGCAAGCGGCTCGTGGCGCGGATGACCGACCGCGTGCGGGAGTCCTCGCGGCAGGACCAGCAGCGCGAGAAGATGCTCTCGCTTGGCAAGCTTTCGGCTGGCTTGGCGCACGAGCTCAACAACCCCGCCGCCGCCATCCAGCGCGGCGCCAGCGACCTGCGAGACCGCTTTAGCAGGATGATGCCGCTGGTCTCCAGCCTGGTCGGCCACGGGCTCTCGCCGGACCAGGTGGAGGCCGCGCGGGCCGCCTTCAAGACGTGCACGGCGCCCGGGGTAGGCTCGCAGTCCGCGCTGGAGCGCAGCGAGCGCGAGGACGAGCTGGCCGACTGGCTGGACGACCACGGCGTGCCGCAGGCGTACGTCGTCGCCGAAGTCCTCGCGGAGGAGGGCGCCACGCCCCAATCGCTGGACCGCCTCGCGCGTGAGATCCCGCCAGAGGCACTCTCAGACGTGGTCCTGTGGATTGAGAAGGGGCTGGCCGTGGACCGGCTCATGGCCGAGATCGAGCGGTCGGCCGCGCGCATCTCGGATCTCGTCGCGTCGGTCAAGTCGTACTCGCACATGGACCGCGCGCCCACGCGCCAGACGACGGACCTCCACGAGGGGATCGAGCAAACCCTCACCATGCTGGGCCACTCCATCCGCAAAAAGAGCCTCAGCGTGCAGCGCGAGTGGGGCGAGGACATTCCCGGCGTCTGCGTCTACCCCGGCGAGATCAACCAGGTCTGGACCAACCTCCTCGACAACGCCATCGACGCCGCGCCAGAGGCGGGCACGCTCACACTGCGGTCCCGCCGCGAGGGCCGCCTGATCTGCGTGGACATCGAGGACGACGGCGAGGGCATCCCGCAAGAGGCCGTGGACCGCATCTTCGAGCCCTTTTTTACCACGAAGGACCCCGGCAAAGGGACAGGCCTCGGGCTGGACGTGGTGCAGCGCATCGTGGCGCAGCACGAGGGCCGGATCGACGTGGCGAGCGAGCCCGGCCGGACGACGTTCACGGTCTGCCTCCCCATTGAGGCGCCCCGCCAAGCCGTGGAGGTGCCCGAAGGCGAGGCTCCCGGCGCATAG
- a CDS encoding DUF2461 domain-containing protein, with protein MTPDSLPPFPGFRDEAFAFLRDLRAHNERDWFKPRKATYDDELLWPARCLVGELAEAMPRAGLPLTGDPKKAPFRIYRDTRFSKNKAPYKTHLGLVLSRDGKKKSPGSLYVHVEPEHCFLAAGFWAMESPLLRRWRERIAGAPEAWLAVVEELEGSGLTLGTGPAGTLKRMPRGFEGFADAAIAPYLKWKGTVATREVAPEATQSPGFAGDVVAFAQDAMPLLAWGWNVADAAPGA; from the coding sequence ATGACGCCCGACTCCCTCCCCCCCTTCCCCGGCTTCCGCGACGAGGCCTTCGCGTTTCTCCGCGACCTCCGCGCCCACAACGAGCGGGACTGGTTCAAGCCGCGCAAGGCCACCTACGACGACGAGCTGCTGTGGCCGGCGCGCTGCCTCGTCGGCGAACTCGCGGAGGCGATGCCGCGTGCCGGGCTCCCACTCACGGGCGACCCGAAAAAGGCCCCGTTCCGCATCTATCGTGACACGCGCTTTTCCAAGAACAAAGCGCCCTACAAAACGCACCTCGGCCTCGTCCTCTCCCGCGACGGCAAGAAGAAAAGCCCCGGCTCGCTCTATGTCCACGTCGAGCCCGAGCACTGCTTCCTGGCGGCGGGCTTCTGGGCGATGGAGTCCCCACTGCTGCGCCGCTGGCGCGAGCGGATCGCTGGGGCGCCAGAGGCCTGGCTCGCGGTGGTGGAGGAACTGGAAGGCAGCGGGCTCACGCTCGGGACCGGCCCCGCGGGCACGCTCAAGCGGATGCCGCGCGGTTTCGAGGGCTTCGCGGACGCCGCCATCGCGCCGTACCTCAAGTGGAAGGGGACCGTCGCCACGCGCGAGGTGGCGCCAGAGGCCACGCAGTCGCCCGGCTTCGCTGGCGACGTGGTCGCCTTCGCGCAGGACGCGATGCCGCTCCTGGCCTGGGGCTGGAACGTGGCGGACGCGGCCCCCGGCGCCTGA
- a CDS encoding Y-family DNA polymerase, whose amino-acid sequence MLPAPPEASPSRLFALVDASNFYVSCERVFRADLRQRPVVVLSNNDGCIVSRSQEVKRAGIPNGAPYFKTKRQLERMGAAVFSSNYELYGDFSRRVMEVLGTFTPDVEPYSIDEAFLVLHTPTPEDRDPARLRALAKTIRDRVLAWTKIPVRVSIAPTKTLCKAASELARLRGGAVSLHGLSPEAMSRALELVPVQDVWGVGRATARKLDARGVKTARQLRDLSDAWVRKHLHTVGMRTVYELRGVSCIPLERAPRPRRTLMRSRSFGTPVTEPLALREALSTHASAACATLREEGLAAKAVQIFYHTGRHGPGPHRSASLALPLATPTSCTDAILSAVHALLAQSWASGDARGTPFRYKKAGVMLLDLAPSAEAQADLFSPRSPERQRLFETMDALNRRYAQPAMSPAVFLAATHLRRPGAARAWETQRNHTSPRYTTVRADLPTVRV is encoded by the coding sequence GTGTTGCCCGCCCCTCCGGAGGCTTCGCCGTCGCGCCTTTTCGCGCTCGTCGACGCCAGCAACTTCTACGTCTCCTGCGAGCGCGTCTTCCGCGCCGACCTCCGCCAGAGGCCCGTCGTCGTCCTCTCCAACAACGACGGGTGCATCGTCTCGCGGAGCCAGGAGGTCAAACGCGCCGGGATTCCCAACGGGGCGCCGTACTTCAAGACGAAGCGGCAACTGGAGCGCATGGGCGCGGCCGTGTTCTCGTCTAACTACGAGCTCTACGGCGATTTCAGCCGCCGCGTGATGGAGGTCCTGGGCACGTTCACGCCCGACGTGGAGCCGTATTCCATCGACGAGGCGTTTCTCGTCCTCCACACGCCGACGCCAGAAGACCGTGACCCGGCGCGGCTGCGCGCATTGGCGAAGACGATCCGCGACCGCGTCCTCGCGTGGACCAAGATCCCCGTCCGCGTCTCCATCGCGCCGACGAAGACGCTCTGCAAAGCGGCCAGCGAACTCGCGCGGCTCCGCGGCGGCGCCGTCTCGCTACACGGCCTCTCGCCAGAGGCGATGTCCCGCGCGCTGGAATTGGTGCCCGTCCAGGATGTCTGGGGCGTCGGCCGCGCGACAGCGCGCAAGCTGGACGCCAGAGGCGTCAAGACGGCCCGTCAGCTCCGCGACCTCTCCGACGCGTGGGTGCGGAAGCACCTCCACACCGTCGGGATGCGGACGGTGTACGAGCTCCGCGGCGTGTCCTGCATCCCGCTGGAGCGCGCCCCGAGGCCGCGCCGCACGCTGATGCGGAGCCGGAGCTTTGGCACACCCGTGACCGAGCCTCTGGCGCTGCGCGAAGCGCTGAGCACGCACGCCAGTGCCGCCTGCGCCACGCTGCGCGAGGAGGGCTTGGCCGCGAAGGCCGTCCAGATCTTCTACCACACCGGCCGCCACGGCCCCGGCCCGCACCGCTCGGCCTCGCTCGCGCTTCCTCTGGCGACGCCGACCTCGTGCACGGACGCCATCCTGAGCGCAGTCCACGCGCTTCTGGCGCAGTCGTGGGCATCGGGCGACGCCAGGGGCACGCCGTTCCGCTACAAGAAAGCCGGCGTGATGCTGCTCGACCTCGCGCCGTCGGCGGAGGCGCAGGCGGACCTGTTCAGCCCGCGCTCGCCGGAGCGCCAGAGGCTGTTCGAGACCATGGACGCGCTCAACCGGCGCTACGCCCAGCCCGCGATGAGCCCGGCCGTGTTCCTCGCCGCCACGCACCTGCGCCGCCCGGGCGCGGCGCGCGCGTGGGAAACCCAGCGCAACCACACCAGCCCGCGGTACACCACCGTCCGCGCCGACCTCCCGACCGTCCGCGTCTAG